One window of Amaranthus tricolor cultivar Red isolate AtriRed21 chromosome 13, ASM2621246v1, whole genome shotgun sequence genomic DNA carries:
- the LOC130798254 gene encoding 3-ketoacyl-CoA synthase 10-like, whose amino-acid sequence MPTKMENFSTNIINIGVQKDGSYSDSPNFSVKVQRGLPNFLTSVNLQYVKLGYHILISHGLYIVIAPFLALIGFAQLGKLVWDDFDLHLDFSSVLLILGLLCLIAYIYVDFLLPRPTYLVDFACYSPPKELKVSKQDFINLARKSGKYDEKTIEFQAKALKHSGIGDETYLPKTIFQPGFEKSLKESREEASMVIFGVVDNLLASSKINPKDISILIVNCSALNTTPSLSAMVINRYKLKNNVQSFNLGGMGCGAGTVAIDLARDLLRNYGRSYALVVSTEIICHSWYTGKDVDMLLPNCFLRMGGAAMLLTNRRIDRWRAKYELKQIVRTHKGTDNRSFKSVYLKEDSEGKLGFSVSKDVLELGGQAVKTNITTLGPLVLPFSEQLKFFATLLLNNNSSTPYIPNYKKAFNHFCILAMNKRVLDEFGNNLELTNEHMEASRKTLEKFGNTSCSSVWYELAYLEANNKIKRGDRIWQITFGSGIKCNSAVWRALRDTACPKKSPWFEYEDSI is encoded by the exons ATGCCaacaaaaatggaaaatttcTCCACAAATATTATCAATATCGGAGTTCAAAAAGACGGTTCTTATTCTGATTCCCCTAACTTTTCGGTTAAGGTTCAACGAGGTTTACCCAACTTTCTCACGTCAGTGAACCTCCAATATGTCAAACTTGGCTACCATATTCTTATTAGCCATGGCTTGTATATTGTTATAGCCCCATTTTTGGCTCTTATTGGTTTTGCCCAACTAGGCAAACTCGTATGGGATGACTTTGATCTTCACCTAGATTTTTCAAGTGTCCTTCTAATTCTTGGACTTCTATGTTTGATTGCTTATATCTATGTTGATTTTCTCCTTCCAAGACCTACCTACTTAGTTGATTTCGCTTGCTATTCTCCACCAAAAGAGCTTAAG GTATCAAAGCAGGATTTCATAAACTTGGCAAGAAAATCAGGCAAATACGATGAAAAAACAATAGAATTCCAAGCAAAAGCCCTAAAACATTCAGGCATAGGTGATGAAACATATCTACCAAAAACAATATTCCAACCTGGATTCGAGAAATCGCTCAAAGAATCAAGAGAAGAAGCATCAATGGTGATATTCGGAGTTGTCGATAATCTCTTAGCTTCATCAAAAATAAACCCAAAAGACATATCCATCTTGATTGTAAATTGTTCGGCACTTAACACAACACCATCACTTTCTGCCATGGTTATAAACCGTTACAAGCTTAAGAACAATGTACAGAGTTTCAATCTTGGTGGAATGGGTTGTGGTGCTGGTACTGTAGCCATTGATTTGGCTCGAGATCTGTTGCGTAATTATGGGAGATCGTATGCGCTGGTAGTTAGTACTGAGATTATTTGCCATTCTTGGTATACTGGAAAAGATGTTGATATGTTGTTGCCGAATTGTTTTCTTAGAATGGGAGGTGCTGCTATGCTTCTTACTAATCGTCGGATTGATCGTTGGAGGGCCAAATATGAGTTGAAACAG ATAGTTCGAACCCACAAGGGGACGGACAATAGAAGCTTCAAAAGTGTATACCTTAAAGAAGATTCCGAAGGAAAGTTAGGCTTCTCAGTGAGCAAAGATGTGTTAGAATTGGGAGGACAAGCCGTAAAGACTAATATCACCACACTTGGGCCATTAGTCCTTCCATTTTCTGaacaacttaaattttttgCAACTTTACTACTAAACAATAACTCATCAACCCCTTACATTCCTAACTACAAGAAGGCGTTCAATCATTTTTGCATCTTAGCAATGAACAAAAGAGTGCTCGATGAATTCGGGAACAACTTAGAGCTCACAAACGAACATATGGAGGCATCAAGGAAAACATTGGAGAAATTTGGTAACACATCTTGTAGTAGTGTTTGGTATGAGTTAGCTTACTTGGAAGctaataacaaaattaaacgAGGTGATAGGATTTGGCAAATAACTTTCGGATCAGGTATTAAGTGTAACAGTGCAGTTTGGAGGGCTCTTAGGGACACTGCATGTCCTAAGAAGAGTCCTTGGTTTGAGTATGAGGACTCCATATGA